From Candidatus Poribacteria bacterium:
TATATAATAAATTAACCTTTTTCTCATAAGTCTATTAGGTAACGTTGGTAACGCGTTAATTCTCCAAGGCGTGCCACTCTTTCCGTTTTTTGAAACATAATAGGATTTGTTAACGTTACATTGCATAGCCTGCTGAAAAGGATCCTTATAGGCGAAGGAGCAGATTCGAATGGCGCGCCAAATATCTAATGATTTATCTGCTGTCGAAGATACCTATCTCGCGACGCAAGCGAAAGCAGGCAATGAAGCCGCATTTAGGCAATTGTTCGACAAGCATTATAAGTGGGTTTATAACAAAGCCTACCGAATGCTTGGGAACTATCAGGATGCTGAAGAGGTTGCCTCGGATGTGTTCGTTAAAGTTTGGCAGAAGCTGGGCAAATGGGACACAGAGCAGGGTAGTTTTCAGGCATGGTTAAATACGGTAGCTCGAAATACCATTATCGATGCGATACGCAAACGGGACAGGATTCGGGAACACCCGCTCAGTGGTTCACCTGACGAAGATGAACAACCGTTGAGTAAGTACGAAGACCCGCGCCCGGGACCCGAGCAAGAGTTAGAAGCCGCAGAAGCGCAACAGATTTTGGAGAATGCCCTTGAACAGGTAACGAAACCAAATCATCGGATTGCGTGGATGTTACGGCACTTAGAAGGTTATAGTATTGCAGAGATTGCCCGTATTCTTAACCGCAAGGACGGCACTGTGAAAATTTGGATTTTTCGGTGCACCGAGGAATTGCGGAAAATTCTGATTGCAAAAGGCATTCAGTGGATATACTAATTGGAGGATTAACGCATGCGCTTCTGGAAGAAATGGCGAAGAACTGGCATCTCGGCAGGAGACGTGAAGAAGGCGGAGATGTTGGAAGCTTACACGTGCTGGCTGAAAAATGGGAGGTTATCACGTAAGCAGAAACGTCTTCTAAAGGAAATTCACAATTTTCCGGAACTTCAGCCATTGAAACAATTAATAGACTTCTCACACTACCGATTTGAGGAAAGGGAGAATGTGATGCCGCCGCCTGGTGCCGAGCAGCGCGCTCGCGAACGTGTGATGGCAGAAATTCGGGGTGACGCAGTAGATACCAGGTCTGCTGATGTAGAAGAACTGGAACTACAACCCGGTTATAGCCCACAGGGTATGGGCAATGAAGATACCGAAATTATGCAGGTTAATGCATCTTTACCTGACGCCGATGCACTGCGAAAATGGGATGCTGAACAAACACAAACCGTTGAATCCCCAGAGATGTTAAAGCGATACAACGCAATCCGGACGCTTTCTCGTGTACACGTTCGGTTTGAGCAGAAGGATGACGATGTCTACGTCACGGATTTGGGTAGTTCTGATACGACTTATCTTGATAACACACGCATTGAAGCACCGACCCTCATTCAAGATGGTTCTACGCTAAAATGTGGAAAAATTAGTTTCAAGGTCGTTGATATTGAGCGGCCTTGATTTATACAAGGAGAGGGATTGCGTTGTGCATTGAGGAAAAAGCCCTTAATGCACCACCGTTCCTTATGAAGCTTGTGCACGTTGGACATACCGATTCATTGGCATTATCACATTTTCAACAGGCAGCGCTGAGTTATGGACAGGCGTGTTATGTTGAAGCGATCCAACATTATCTTGCAGGCTTGAAATTGGGGGCGGCACAGCATCATTATGTCTATGCCGACCTCGCGAAAGCATACGAGATGGTTGGAGAGTGGGATACAGCATTGGCGTGTTTAGATATTGCCCTGCGATTATGTCCTGATTCGCCAACGGCGCTTAGGCGCAAAGCGCGCATTCTTGATGAGAAAGCATGTTATAATACACTTATCGCTTTCGATGACTTTAAGGAACCCCCTCCACTACAATTCCTTGAGCAACTACGCGTGAGTCTGACGAAGTTCCCTAAACAGGTCGTCCATTCAGAATTTTTCAATCTTACATGTCATTCTGAAATGAATTCCCAAACAGTCTGGAACATCTGTCGTCTGATTTATCGGACTTACTCGGAATTGGGTGAAATGTTAGGGTATTATCCCGCTTCACCAATCTCTATCTCGGTCGCAAATACAAACGGACATGCAACGACGTCTCAACGCTCGATGCCGAGATGGGCAAGTGGGTGCTACGATGGCGGTATCCGTCTGGCATACTGTGCCGCTGGCGAGCCGGTGCTCAGCATTTTATATGCCTTGCTACGACATGAATGGATACATCTGTTGATTCATCATTTAGCACACGGGCGTTGTCCTGTATGGCTTGATGAAGGACTCGCACAGAGCATTGCCCGCCCTATGTTCCAATCTGAACGCCGCGACTTGCAACACGCCATTCAGAAGAAATGCTTACTCTCCTGTGCTGTATTGAATAAACCGTTTAACCGGCTCCCCACAAAATATCGGAAATTGGCGTATATCCAATCCGCTGCAGTCGTGGAATTTCTCATCCAGCAGTTCGGGTTTCCCAAAATTCGCAGGTTGCTTCACCAGTTAGGCAACGGCACTCCGATAGAGGTTGCAATTGAACAGATATTTGGGTGCAGTTTAACAGAAATCCCTTTTCTTCAAGAGAGCGCACAGATGTCCAACCCAGCTGCGACTTAACCGAAACCCCATCCGAAAGAAAGTGGAGCGCAGCCCAGAGTCCCATAAATTAGAAATCAAAAATGACGAAACTCGATATTGGTATTCTCATTCTTGTTGGTTTGGCGGGTATAAGTTGCTACCGTGCGGGTTTCACCCGAAGTGTTTGGGGTATATTCGTTATCGGTGTCGGGTTCTTTACTGCCTGTCAATTTTGGGGTCAACTTGCGACAGTTATCCAAAAGTTGATAGAAAACCCCAGTTGGGCGAAATGGCTGAGCATTGTTGTTAT
This genomic window contains:
- a CDS encoding tetratricopeptide repeat protein, which encodes MCIEEKALNAPPFLMKLVHVGHTDSLALSHFQQAALSYGQACYVEAIQHYLAGLKLGAAQHHYVYADLAKAYEMVGEWDTALACLDIALRLCPDSPTALRRKARILDEKACYNTLIAFDDFKEPPPLQFLEQLRVSLTKFPKQVVHSEFFNLTCHSEMNSQTVWNICRLIYRTYSELGEMLGYYPASPISISVANTNGHATTSQRSMPRWASGCYDGGIRLAYCAAGEPVLSILYALLRHEWIHLLIHHLAHGRCPVWLDEGLAQSIARPMFQSERRDLQHAIQKKCLLSCAVLNKPFNRLPTKYRKLAYIQSAAVVEFLIQQFGFPKIRRLLHQLGNGTPIEVAIEQIFGCSLTEIPFLQESAQMSNPAAT
- a CDS encoding FHA domain-containing protein; the encoded protein is MRFWKKWRRTGISAGDVKKAEMLEAYTCWLKNGRLSRKQKRLLKEIHNFPELQPLKQLIDFSHYRFEERENVMPPPGAEQRARERVMAEIRGDAVDTRSADVEELELQPGYSPQGMGNEDTEIMQVNASLPDADALRKWDAEQTQTVESPEMLKRYNAIRTLSRVHVRFEQKDDDVYVTDLGSSDTTYLDNTRIEAPTLIQDGSTLKCGKISFKVVDIERP
- a CDS encoding RNA polymerase sigma factor encodes the protein MARQISNDLSAVEDTYLATQAKAGNEAAFRQLFDKHYKWVYNKAYRMLGNYQDAEEVASDVFVKVWQKLGKWDTEQGSFQAWLNTVARNTIIDAIRKRDRIREHPLSGSPDEDEQPLSKYEDPRPGPEQELEAAEAQQILENALEQVTKPNHRIAWMLRHLEGYSIAEIARILNRKDGTVKIWIFRCTEELRKILIAKGIQWIY